A region from the Tsuneonella mangrovi genome encodes:
- a CDS encoding M10 family metallopeptidase C-terminal domain-containing protein encodes MAKIESTSSQPIAEARGDDTLRTQAHEGKLAPVALDMPAPVAPTDFSLDPYAGGTWDGKPILGLDGVVEHIDSGRVLDAPSGTITYSFTDLSHLTGLYNNPNYGFGAPYGFSPFDDAQRDAARASIQLWDDLIPQTFVEKNGIGADIQFGNSWDPAQAYAYYPINGRGWQFQSDVFVADPAVNWTNAWLGFGGYGATTLVHELGHTLGLSHPGNYNYDPDLPLNYANYAEYAQDSEQYTIMSYWGSENTSFNQYNVDWSSGFYNNPQTPLVHDILTIQAKYGADPTTRADDTIYGWNSTAGNAVYDFSQNLFPYLSIYDAGGNDTIDMSGAGVSVYINLHEGAFSSGAAAIPDASVINEHRAAIREAGYTTLGDVYDTTPAYWASTFMPYYESVNQADTYYATGVSISGLYTTAVDNISIAYGTIIENAIGSTQRDYLVGNQVDNVLNGMGGDDVLDGYEGADTLIGGDGADTFLFHNMEMGDTIADFASGEDTIDLTALGFGAFIGNAVFSNSAGEVRFDGGYLSGDIDGDGVADFSVHVIGDAVMAADLVL; translated from the coding sequence GTGGCAAAGATCGAAAGTACAAGCAGTCAGCCGATTGCAGAGGCACGCGGCGACGATACGCTGCGAACGCAGGCGCACGAAGGCAAATTGGCACCGGTCGCACTCGACATGCCAGCGCCGGTCGCGCCGACCGACTTCAGCCTTGACCCGTATGCCGGCGGAACCTGGGACGGCAAGCCGATCCTTGGGCTCGACGGAGTTGTCGAGCATATCGACTCCGGGCGCGTGCTTGACGCGCCGAGCGGCACGATCACTTACAGTTTTACCGACCTTTCGCATCTGACAGGGCTCTACAACAACCCGAATTACGGCTTCGGGGCACCTTACGGATTCTCGCCGTTCGACGACGCCCAGCGCGACGCTGCGCGTGCGTCGATCCAGCTGTGGGACGACCTGATTCCGCAAACTTTTGTCGAAAAGAACGGGATCGGGGCAGATATCCAGTTCGGCAATAGCTGGGACCCCGCGCAGGCCTATGCCTACTATCCGATCAACGGCCGGGGCTGGCAATTCCAGTCGGATGTGTTCGTGGCCGATCCGGCGGTCAACTGGACCAACGCCTGGCTGGGCTTTGGCGGCTATGGCGCGACCACGCTCGTCCACGAGCTTGGCCATACGCTCGGTCTCTCGCACCCGGGCAATTACAATTACGACCCCGATCTACCGCTGAACTACGCCAATTACGCCGAGTATGCCCAGGACAGCGAGCAGTATACGATCATGTCGTACTGGGGGTCGGAGAACACTTCGTTCAACCAGTACAATGTCGACTGGTCGAGCGGGTTCTACAACAACCCTCAGACTCCGCTGGTCCATGATATACTGACGATCCAGGCCAAGTACGGGGCTGATCCCACGACCCGTGCGGATGACACGATCTACGGCTGGAACTCGACGGCAGGAAACGCGGTCTACGATTTCTCGCAGAACCTGTTCCCCTACCTGTCGATCTACGATGCCGGCGGCAACGACACGATCGACATGTCCGGAGCGGGGGTGAGCGTCTACATCAACCTGCACGAAGGGGCGTTCAGCTCGGGCGCGGCCGCCATTCCCGATGCCTCGGTGATCAACGAACACCGCGCTGCCATCCGCGAAGCCGGCTATACGACTCTCGGCGATGTGTATGACACCACGCCTGCATACTGGGCGTCTACTTTCATGCCCTATTACGAGTCGGTGAATCAGGCCGACACCTACTATGCGACCGGCGTCAGCATCAGCGGCCTGTACACCACGGCGGTCGATAACATTTCGATTGCCTACGGCACGATCATCGAGAACGCGATCGGCTCGACGCAGCGTGACTATCTGGTCGGCAACCAGGTCGACAACGTGCTCAACGGCATGGGTGGCGACGACGTGCTCGACGGCTACGAAGGCGCCGACACCCTGATCGGCGGTGACGGTGCGGATACCTTCTTGTTCCACAACATGGAAATGGGCGACACGATCGCAGACTTCGCCAGCGGCGAGGACACGATCGACCTGACCGCGCTCGGTTTCGGTGCCTTCATCGGCAATGCCGTATTCTCCAACAGCGCAGGCGAAGTACGCTTCGACGGCGGATATCTCTCCGGCGATATCGACGGAGACGGGGTTGCCGATTTCAGCGTCCACGTGATCGGCGATGCGGTGATGGCAGCCGATCTGGTACTCTGA
- a CDS encoding DMT family transporter codes for MTTTSATADKNAFQADARHFAALIGGNVALALGPWLVRLSDTGPVAAAFWRMLLPLPLMALLAWRTRLPGKLDRRMVAMVLIAGTFFAMDLASWHTGIERTRLGNATLFGNAGSLILMAWGIVAIRRLPNRREALALAAAIGGATILLGRSLEISTKTLVGDLFCLFAGLCYAFYLIPAQRARASMGQWSVLVLVGLASSPLLLAASIALGEPVWPGAAGWGPVVTLAITSQIIGQGLLVYSLKNFPPLVIGMALLTQPAIAAAIGWMVFGETLAVPDMVGMALVAGALVLARSQGPAVAVQASKPPINS; via the coding sequence ATGACCACGACAAGCGCCACGGCGGACAAGAATGCCTTTCAGGCCGACGCGCGGCACTTCGCGGCGCTGATTGGCGGCAATGTCGCGCTCGCGCTGGGGCCGTGGCTGGTCCGGCTGAGCGATACCGGCCCGGTCGCCGCCGCCTTCTGGCGGATGCTGCTGCCGCTGCCGCTGATGGCGCTGCTGGCATGGCGCACGCGGCTACCCGGCAAGCTCGACCGGCGCATGGTCGCAATGGTGCTGATTGCGGGCACCTTCTTCGCGATGGACCTTGCCAGTTGGCACACCGGGATCGAACGCACCCGGCTGGGCAACGCGACCTTGTTCGGCAACGCGGGCAGCCTGATCCTGATGGCATGGGGCATTGTCGCCATTCGCCGCCTGCCCAACCGGCGTGAGGCGCTGGCACTGGCAGCTGCGATTGGCGGGGCGACGATCCTGCTCGGCCGCAGCCTCGAGATTTCGACCAAGACGCTCGTTGGTGACTTGTTCTGCCTGTTCGCCGGGCTTTGCTACGCGTTCTACCTTATCCCTGCGCAGCGGGCGCGGGCATCGATGGGGCAATGGAGCGTGCTCGTGCTGGTGGGGCTCGCCTCTTCGCCGCTACTGCTCGCGGCATCGATCGCGCTGGGCGAACCGGTCTGGCCTGGTGCGGCGGGGTGGGGACCGGTCGTGACGCTGGCGATCACCAGCCAGATCATCGGGCAGGGACTGTTGGTCTATTCGCTCAAGAACTTCCCGCCGCTGGTGATCGGGATGGCGCTCTTGACCCAGCCGGCGATCGCCGCCGCGATCGGCTGGATGGTGTTCGGAGAAACGCTCGCAGTGCCCGACATGGTCGGCATGGCACTGGTGGCGGGCGCGCTGGTTCTCGCTCGTTCGCAGGGACCTGCGGTGGCCGTTCAGGCGAGTAAACCGCCGATCAATTCGTGA
- a CDS encoding alkene reductase: protein MHDALFTPVKLGAIETKNRILMAPLTRGRSTFPGSIPNELMVEYYRQRAGAGLIISEATGISREGLGWPAAPGVWSEEQVEGWKPVTKAVHDAGGKIVLQLWHMGRLVHPDFLDGNPGVSASATTAPDHAHTPTGRQPHQQARALSVEEIARVVGDYRKAGENAKAAGFDGVQLHGANGYLVDQFLRDSTNLRTDEYGGSAENRTRFLREVLTALIEVWGADRVSVRLSPNGETQGCNDSDPATTFGAAAKVCEGLGLSFVELRQPGPDGTFGATDVPKQDGVIRSIYSGPLVLNSDYTAEEAEADVASGRCDAISFGRPYISNPDLAERIAVGAEWAPNVNVPKSWYLPGPEGYIDYPTMEETATATA from the coding sequence ATGCACGATGCGCTGTTTACCCCCGTCAAGCTCGGCGCGATAGAAACCAAGAACCGCATCCTGATGGCACCGCTGACGCGCGGGCGCTCGACCTTCCCCGGTTCGATCCCCAACGAGCTGATGGTGGAATACTATCGCCAGCGCGCAGGAGCAGGCCTGATCATCAGCGAAGCGACCGGGATCAGCCGCGAAGGGCTTGGCTGGCCCGCCGCACCGGGCGTCTGGAGCGAGGAGCAGGTCGAAGGCTGGAAGCCGGTGACCAAGGCGGTCCACGACGCAGGCGGCAAGATCGTGCTGCAGCTGTGGCATATGGGTCGGCTCGTCCACCCCGACTTCCTCGATGGCAATCCGGGCGTATCGGCCAGCGCGACCACTGCGCCCGACCACGCGCACACGCCGACCGGTCGCCAGCCGCACCAGCAGGCCCGCGCATTGAGCGTCGAGGAGATTGCCCGTGTCGTCGGCGACTATCGCAAGGCTGGGGAGAACGCCAAGGCAGCCGGGTTCGACGGCGTGCAACTGCACGGCGCGAACGGCTACCTCGTCGACCAGTTCCTGCGCGACTCGACCAACTTGAGGACCGACGAATACGGCGGTTCGGCGGAAAACCGCACTCGGTTCCTGCGCGAAGTGCTGACCGCGCTGATCGAGGTCTGGGGCGCGGACCGGGTCAGCGTGCGCCTTTCGCCCAACGGCGAAACGCAAGGCTGCAACGACAGCGATCCGGCAACCACGTTCGGGGCGGCAGCGAAGGTTTGCGAAGGCCTCGGGCTGTCATTCGTCGAACTGCGCCAGCCGGGACCGGACGGGACCTTCGGCGCGACCGACGTGCCCAAGCAGGATGGAGTCATCCGCAGCATCTATTCGGGACCGCTCGTGCTCAACAGCGACTACACCGCAGAAGAAGCAGAAGCAGACGTGGCCAGCGGGCGTTGCGATGCGATCAGCTTCGGACGGCCCTACATCTCCAACCCCGACCTCGCCGAACGAATCGCAGTTGGGGCCGAATGGGCGCCCAACGTCAACGTGCCGAAGAGCTGGTACCTGCCCGGCCCCGAAGGCTACATCGATTATCCGACGATGGAAGAAACAGCGACCGCTACCGCCTGA
- the lipB gene encoding lipoyl(octanoyl) transferase LipB, which yields MADYLPPEIELRISHAPVPYREALAEMEARNRAIAAGEARELIWLLEHPPVYTAGTSAAEAELLDPRFEVVEAGRGGRYTYHGPGQRVGYVLLDLNRRGKDVRCFVHGLEQWVIATLARFGVKSWPAEGRVGIWTDDIDGREAKIGAIGVRVRRWVTMHGFSVNLAPDLTHFTGIVPCGIDEFGVTSMDRLGIPLAPEAFDEALLAEARGFLARLGNCNTETP from the coding sequence ATGGCCGATTATCTTCCGCCCGAGATCGAACTGCGCATATCGCACGCACCGGTGCCCTATCGCGAGGCGCTGGCCGAGATGGAGGCGCGCAACCGCGCGATTGCTGCGGGCGAAGCGCGCGAACTGATCTGGTTGCTCGAGCACCCGCCGGTCTACACCGCAGGGACCAGCGCTGCCGAGGCGGAACTGCTCGATCCCCGGTTCGAAGTGGTCGAGGCCGGGCGCGGTGGGCGCTATACCTATCACGGCCCAGGGCAGCGGGTCGGTTATGTGCTGCTCGACCTCAATCGGCGCGGAAAGGACGTGCGCTGCTTCGTCCACGGGCTCGAGCAATGGGTCATCGCCACTCTCGCGAGGTTCGGGGTGAAGTCGTGGCCCGCAGAAGGACGGGTAGGGATCTGGACCGATGATATCGACGGGCGCGAAGCCAAGATCGGCGCGATCGGGGTGCGTGTGCGGCGGTGGGTGACGATGCACGGGTTCTCGGTCAATCTCGCGCCCGACCTCACCCATTTCACCGGCATCGTGCCGTGCGGAATAGACGAATTCGGGGTCACCAGTATGGACCGGCTCGGGATCCCGCTTGCGCCCGAGGCGTTCGATGAGGCATTGCTCGCAGAGGCGCGCGGGTTCCTCGCCCGGCTCGGCAACTGCAACACGGAAACGCCATGA